The genome window TATGCGGGAAATTATCTCCCAAGCTCTCGGAATTGCTGATGAAGGTTCCCGTGAGGTATCTGAGCCACGAGTTCTTCGACTCCAGATCTAATCTCGAGAGGTTCTCCCGACAGAAGCTGGAGGATGCTGACAAGGTTATCTCCCCCGGTGTGGTGAGCGCGCAGAGCATGGAGGTGGAGAGGAGAGAGGTGGTAAGCGGGCTCCTCAAGGAGTTGATGGAGAGGTTCGGGGCTGAGAGAATAGACTTGATCAGCGGGGATTGTGGGTTCGGTGGATTGAAGGCCGCTGGACCCCGAGCGTATGAAGTGGCCATAAGTAAGCTCAGAGTAATAGTGGAGGTGGTCACATCCCTACAGAGCGAGTGCGGGTGAAGATCCTACCCGCTGGCGTGGAGGTCGAGGCGGACAAGGGCGAGCTACTATCCGATATACTCAGCAGAACCGTATCATTCCCCCTGCCGTGTGGAGGCGCTGGGTACTGCGGAGGATGCGCCGTGAGAGTGCTCGAGGGAAAGGTGACCCCTCCTACTAGGGAAGAGCGACTGACCGGTGTGATAGAGAGGGAGATGAGGCTAGCTTGCAGGACTAAAGTGATGGGGAATGTAGCTGTCGAGGTCCCCAGAATAGCCCCTGTGGCCACAGTCTCGGGAATGATGCCCCGATTCGAGCTGAGCCCTCTGATCAGGAAATCCGGACTTGGAGATATGGCCCTCCCCAGATCTCTCCCTCAACCCTCATTCAGCTTCAAAGGAATCGCCTTCCGCTCCGGAGGGGGAGAAATCGGACTTGCGGTGGATCTTGGGACTACCAACATATCCGGATCGCTGCTCGACCTGAGGAACGGGAGACCTCTGGTCGAGGGTTTCGTGAGGAACCCCCAAGTGTCGAGGGGAGCTGATGTGATCACTAGGATGGAGAAGGCCTTGGAAGGTGAGAGGGAGGCGTTGAGGAACATGGCGATTCAAGGCATAGAGGATCTGTCCTCGAAACTCTGCAAAGCTGTAGATGTCAGGGAGGAGGATGTATCCATAGTCTCGGTAGTCGGAAACTCGGTGATGCATGCTCTCCTTCTTGGATTGCCCGTCGATTCCCTATCTGCAGCGCCGTTCGAGCCCCCCCTCAAGATGTGGGTCTCAGGGCCAGCGGATGAGGCCGGATTTGAGAGGCTCTCCGAGAGCTGGCTCTTGGTTCCCCCGCCCTTGGCAGGCTTCGTTGGCTCCGACGCCTTATCCGACCTTGTAGTTGCGGAGATGCTTGAGCTGGAGAGGCCCTACCTCCTGATCGACTTGGGAACGAACACGGAGGTGATGCTAGTGACGGACGATGTGCTGGCGACCAGCGCACCAGCAGGCTCTGCCTTTGAATCTAACGTCCCGTCGGGGGTGGGTGGCGTTCGGGGGACAATAAACAGGGTGAGAATCACCGAGGAGGGAATCGAGGTGGAGGTAGAGGGTAGACCCGTGGGCCTGAGCGGCTCAGGACTCATCTCAGCCGTGGCTGAGATGCTGAGATGGGGTCTCCTCTCAGAGAACGGGAGGATGTCTAGGGAGCTTGGGGGGAAGCTCAGGCTAGTGGACTCCCCGAGGATAGAGGTGACGCAGAGGGATGTGAGAGAGGTCCAGAAGGCGGTGGCTGCGGTGTACTCGGCTTGGAGGATCCTCATGCGGAGGAAAGGCTTGAGCCATGAGGACTTAAAAGGGGTCTACCTCGCCGGTACCTTCGGGAGTCACGTGGATCCGTCGGATGCCATCGAGATAGGCCTCATCCCACCAGTTGATCCGGAAACGGTAGTCTCCCTAGGTAACACAGCGTTATCAGGGGCTAAACTCTTAATACTGAGTGAGGATGCGTTCACTAAGTTCAACGAGCTGTACTCCATGGTCACTTATGTGGATCTGGCCAGAGACCCTGAATTTAGTGAAGCCTTCATAGAGGGAACGTACCTGAGGGGGCCCCCTCCTGATCCTTCATCCGGCAGCCTTTAATAGTTCCGGGGCGGAACTAAGTTCCGGGGGGGGACTGATGCTATTCGACCTGAGGCCCAAGAAATCTAGGAAAGACCTCTTCGATAGGGAATGGGAGCTAGAGGAGCTGGAAAGAGCCTCTGGCAGATATCCTCTCATCCTACTACTGGGTATTAGGAGGATAGGTAAGACCAGTGTGGCTTGGTGCTTCTTAGAGGGGAAGAGGGGATTCTTAGTTGACATGAGAGGTGTCGTCCGGCGGGCTGATCTCTACGAGAGGGTGGCTAGGGGACTTGAGGAATCATTAAGCAAGATGAGAAGGTTCCTGAGGGGTATAAGGGGCATTAAGATAGCAGGCGCTGAGGTTGAGATCCAGTGGAGAGGAATGGATTCCCTGAGCCTCGCAGGTCTTCTGACAGAATTGAACAAGCTGGACGAGTTCGTTGTGATCTTGGACGAGGTCCAGCATCTGAGGCAACCCCTCATGTCCGAGGTGAGGGAGATGATAGCCTACGCCTACGACAATCTGGACAATGTGACCCTCATCCTCACGGGCTCGGAGATAGGCATGCTCAGAAGGTTCCTCAGACTCGAAGATCCATCTTCCCCCCTCTATGGGAGGTACGCATATGAGGTCGAGGTGAGAAGGTTCACCAAGGAGCAATCTAAGGAGTTCTTGGTGAGGGGATTCAGAGAAGTAGGAATGGAACCGCCGATGGAGGAAGTGGAGAAGGCCGTGGAATTCTTCGACGGGATAGTGGGGTGGCTCGTCATTTTCGGTAAATCCTACTCAGAGGGTAAAGGGGGCTTCGAGGCCATAGCGGAGATGGCCATTGGGATGGCCATCACCGAATTGATGAAACTCGATCCTAGGGAGAAACTCGTCCTCAAGGCCGTTGCCAGGGGGGCGAGGGGCTGGAGCCAAGTAAGAGAGCTGATAGAGGAGAAGGAAGGAGCCGTAATACCTAAATCCTCCCTGTCCAGAACAATCAAGAGGCTGGAGAGGCTAAGCCTCATCAAGGACTATGAGTTCTTGGATCCCGTTTACGAGAAGGCTGCACTGAGACTGTAGCTCCTACTCCATGATGTGCGGAGCGAATCGCACTTTAACTTAAATTAGTTGGATAGCCCCCTAGAGCAATGCCAGCGAGCTCCAAGGAGTTCTTCCTATTGGCTGATGGTTCTCCGGATGACGTGATCAGGAAAGCTAGTGAGATGGGCTTTAAGATAGTTGCTCTATCCTCGGGAGCTAAGGAGAAGGTCAAAGACCTCGTGGATCCGGCGCACATCGTGAGAGTTGAGGAGTGGCCCTCTAAGGGAGAGATCACCCTAGTGAGGATAAAGGGGCCCGAAGACATGTCGGTGGTCGAGGAGACAGCCTCTACAGGCAAGGTGCTTATAGATAGCGAGGGGTGGAAGATAATCCCCCTAGAGAACCTGATAGCTAGTCTGGGGGGAGGCGACAGGATATACGCGATTGCTGAAACATTGGATGAGGCCAGATCCCTGCTGGGAGTGCTGGAAGTGGGAATAAAAGGCGTTGTGATGCCGCTGAAGGATCCCAGCGAGTTGAAAGACGTAAGGAGAATGTTGGAGGAAGCCTCTCCCCTTCAACTGGTCGTGGCCGAGGTCACAGAGGTCAAAGAGGTCGGGATGGGAGATAGAGTTTGCGTGGATACCACATCAATCCTCTCCAAGGGCGAAGGGATGCTTGTAGGGGGGTCAGCCTCCTTCTTCCTGCTGGTCCACAGTGAGAACGTAGAATCCCCGTTCACCTCACCTAGAGAATTCAGGGTGAACGCGGGAGCGGTCTCCAACTACATCTTGGTGCCCGGCGGTAGGACCAAGTACCTGTCGGAGGTCAAGTCCGGGACTGAAGTGCTTGCCGTCACGAAGGACGGTAAGAGGAGGGCGGTGAGCGTCGGAAGGGCCAAGGTGGAGAGGAGGCCCTTGGTGCTGGTGCGAGCTAGGTCTCAGGATGCCGAGGGATGGGCAGTGCTGCAGCTTGCTGAAACGGTACCCCTCATGAAACCTGACGGGACCCCCATACCGGTCAGTGAGGTGAAGCCAGGGGATCAGGTCTTAGCGTACGTGGAGGAGAAGAAGGCGAGGCACTTTGGGATGGCAGTGAACGAGTTCATAGAAGAGAGGTAAAGAGAAACGAGGGGCTTAAGAGGAGCTGACTAGATTAACACCGCTCAGGGCTCTATCCCGAACTTAGGAGCTATTTCCTGTCTGAAGTAGTCTATCGCGAAGACAACCGAGTTGAACTCGCTGGCGAAAATTTCTTTGTTCATTCCCGAGACAGGAATGGTCTTGCTGGATCCCAAGTTGCCCTCCTCATCCACATCGTACCTTACTTCCGCTAGCGTATAGTGGGCGTTGAGCAGGGCCCTGTAGAACTCCGCGCTTTCCGGTACCTTCTCACTCTCCAGTATGGTGGTCCTTATAGCCACCCAGTCGTCACCTACGAGGACGAACACCCAGTACTCACCGTCCCCGACCTTCCAGAGGGAGGCTATGACACCCCCCTCCTTCTGATACTTCACACCCATTCCGTTGAGGAATTCCTCTATCTGAGATTCCACTTCTACAGACAGAAGATCACCACTATGACCCACAGTGAGCAATAATAAGTATGCCTATACTGTCGGGGCGATAGAGATGCTCGTGGCAGTGGGCTCGACCAATCCCGTGAAGATCGAAGCAGTTAGGAGGGCCTTCTCCTCGGTCTGGGAGGTCAAAGTGAGGGGCGTGGAAGTGAACAGCGGTGTCTCTCCAGAGCCAATAGGTCAGGAGGCCATTATAGGTGCAATGAACAGAGCTAGAAAAGCGATGGCCACTCTGAACGCGGATTTCGGCGTGGGCATAGAGGGAGGCGTCTTTCACTTGGGTGGCCGGTACTACTGCGCCGGCTTCGTCTGGGTGGAGAGGAAGGATGGCGCTTACGGCACAGGCACCAGCGGGTGGTTCGAATGCCCAAAGAGTTTCACAGCTAGCTTGCTCACCGGAGTGGAGCTCGGGGACCTCATGGCAAGGATAAGCGGGAAGGCCGAGATAAAGAGGGAGGAGGGGGCGATAGGCTACTTCACCAGGGGCGTGGTGAGCAGGACCGATCTGTACACACACGGCGTGCTGATGGCCCTAGCGAAGTTCATCGCAGGTGACAGGTGGCCGGGATGATAGCATGATGATCGTGGCTCTCTTAGGAGGTAGGAGGGATCTACTCTATAAACCGCTGGTTAACATGCTGGCCAGCTCCGGATACAGGGTCGCTGCGGCCGTTCAGCTGAGGAAGGTCGAACTCGCCAAGGAGATGAGGGAGCTGGCTGAAGCAGGAGCCGGTCTGATAGTGGCACATTCAACCAACAGGGTGGTCCTATCGACGACGTACGTGCCAGACGCCTTGGATGAGATCAGCAAGATGGTGGGCTGCCTTGCACCTGTGGATCCCGATGTCCTCATCCTACTCGGATTCCAGAAGTTGGTGCGAGACGATGAGAGGGTTCTAAAAGCCTTAGCTGTTTGGAGCACCAAGGAAGCCGAGTCCCTACTTGCCGAGATCGCCCCTCCAGTAGTAGGAGTGTACTCCGAGAGAAGGGACTATCTTGGGGGGTACTCCACACCGGATGAGCTGGCAAATGCTATAGTAGAGGAGGGAATGAGGAGGAGGCTCATCCAGCCTAGAGTGAGGAAGGCCTGAGCACCGAGCAGGGGAACCCCCTTGATGAGGATCCATATAATCTTTCACAGCATTCGTTCTCCATTGGGCCTCGCTGCTACTCAAGTGGAGACCGGATCCGCTTCCATTCACAGCCTGTCTAGTTGCGTCCCTCTTCCCAGATCTGGATTACTACTTGAGGAGCCTCCCCATAGTTGAGCATAGGAAGACCCTCCGCAACATTTGGGCCCTATTGATCACGATGTATATGCTCCACCTGTACAGGCTCTCGGATTCGGTAACTAGGTCCGGTGTTGACGTGCTTCTCCTAGGCAGGAGGGCGAAAGGCCCTTAAAAACGGGCGGATTGGTAGATGGACTTCTATTCTACTCCATCATGGCCTTCTTCGCCGCAGTCGCCTTCAGACTTTTCCCACAACTGCAAACCTTAAGTATTTTGAGCTAGGGGGTTGTATGATAAACCATGCTGGAACTCTACTTGGAGGTGACCGAGGTCAGGAAGACTCCCTCTGGGATAGTCCTCTCCCTCAGCAGGCCTCGAGGCGTGGAGGAGGTCCCACCTCCGGAGAGCGAGGAGGAGGCTATGATGTTCCAGGTAGTCAGGGCCATGGAGAAGTACATGAAAATCCCCCTGCCCATGGGCCAAGTGCAGATGCCCACCGTTACAATAACCCTCACGATAGACGAGTACGAGACTCTCGGCAGACCTACCGTAGGAGATATGTTGAAGCTCACCATGAAGAAAGGGGAGGTCAGGACATTCTCCCCGGACAGCGGCATGGAGTACTGATTAAAGGGAACTGTTTTAACGGATCACCGTCCAATCTAATCGATGTCGATAGAGGAAGCTATAACCGTAAGCAAAAAGGGTAGGAGGGAGATTAGGACAATCGTTTCTAGGGGAAGGTTCGCTCTGATAGAGTACAGGGATCCGATAACCAAGGAGAGAACGGAGGACAAGTACAAACTGGTCCTCTACCACGACGACGGAAGAGTAGATGAGTACTTCGTAATCCCAACTAGGACGCCACACCGTCAACTCCTGATAGAGCCCAAGGAGAAGAAAGGTATGAAGCTGAAGGTTTGGAACCCCAAGACGAATCAAATCGAGGACATGTTTCCCGAGTAAAAATAGAGAATTAGGAGGGAGCGAGCACCTCCAGCAGCAACCAAGCAACGTCTATTATGTCTCTCATCGTGATCATGCCGATAGGCTTGCCTTCCCCGTCCACCACCGGTAGGTGCTTAATGTCAGCATCTCTCATCTTCTTCATGGCATCGATCACCAGATCGCTGGGCGAGATGGTTATTGGATTCTCGGTCATGAGCATATGAATTGGAAGTCCCTTCCCCACCTTGCCCTCAGCCACGGCGAACCTCAGATCCCTGTCGGTGAATATGCCCACAAGCTTACCGTCCTTATCCACGACCATCACGCTGCTGATCCTGTTGTCGTCCATCACCTTGGCGGCCTGCTCTATAGGGGTTTCCTTATCCACCGTTATGGGAGGGGTGCTCATCACATCCTCCACCCTCAGGGGGAGGTGCCTCTTTCTCCTCAAGAGCGGCAATATCCCACCTCCGCTAGAAATACTCTGTTCATAGCTAAAATCTTTTACAAACCGGGGGGCGGTCATGAGATGACCTCTCCCACGTTATCGGGGATCCGGTAACCCCTCAGCTCAGAGGAGGACCTCCTCACATCTTCCGATTTGAGTTTGTCGATGAACTTCTTTATAGAGGGTTTCTTGAACGATTCTTTCCGTACGACGAAATCGTAACTCTCCCACATGACCCGCAGGAATCCCAAACCGAAAGATTCCGCCACCTCCCTTATGCCGAACCCAACGTCAGCCTCACCCTTGACTATTTTCTTGGCCACTCCCACGTGAGTTCTGACCTGAACATTGTATCCCTTCACGAACTTAGACAGGTCGGTCTCCTCGAGACCCATCCTCCTCATCTCCATTATCAATATCCTGTCTGCCAGCAACCTAGTGGCTGATCCGGGAGACATGTTGATGTACCTTAACCCCCTCTTTATGATGTCAGATATGCACTCCAGTCCTGCATCCTTCCTGAACATGATCCCTAGCTCCCTGTCGTACCCCCTGATTAATGCCACCGTTTTTGACAGCCAGAACCTGCCTATGAACGGTTTGTTGAAGTCACCACTTTCGGGGTCGTAAAGGTGAACGGCCGCTATGTCTGCCTCGCCCGTGATGAGTTTAGCTATTCCTCCGAGAGAACCGCTCCATGTGAGATCTATTCTATCCCTGAGGGTTTCCACGACCTTTTCCAACAGAGGATCGTACCCTCCAGCTAAGGTGGACTCCTTCCTAGGTTCCGTCCTGCCTTCGATTAGATTCTCCATGTAGAGGTTGAGGAGCTCCTTTCCTACATCTGTCAGGACTGCGCCGCCACCCTTCGATCCTCCTCGCCTCACTGATATTAGCTTCTCCCCCAACAGTTCCTCTACCCTATTGATTTTGCTCCAGACCCAAGAATAGGATATACCTTGGGATCTAGCGGCAGCGAGAAGGGATCCCCTCCTCTCGACCTCTTCGAGTATCTTGGCGAGTCTCGCATCCAAAATTACATGTCCTCTATATAGCAGCATCACATCTTTGCGAACCCTTATCTCCCTCAGCTTCTTTCTCAGTTCCGTTTCCATCATTATTCGGGACAGCCTACAGGGATTTCTAATAATTCTAGTGGTGAGGATAATGACACGCGTGAAACACTATTCACGCTACCAATAACCACGGGATCTCTAAGCTAGGGACGACTGCTCCTAGAATTCGTACGTTCGAGTCTATCTAGGAGATCCTCAAACCTCAGCACGGGAGGATCGGCGGGGAAGATCATCCTAGAAACTGAAGGGACCAGTGGAGGCCTTATCCCAATCTCACGAAGCTCTTCCACTCTCACCAGCAGGTCGGAAGCTAAGCCACTCATGACCAGCTCGCCATTCTTCAGAATGTGGACTGTATCGGAGATCTCGGCGGCCATGTCGGAGTTCTGGGAACTGATTACTACGATTCTATTCCTCTCCTTGAAGAGCTTTATAAGCTCGAGGAGATGCTCCGTTCCTTCTGCATCGAGAGAAGACCAAGGTTCATCCAGAAGAAGGACCTCGGGATCGTGGGCGAGGAGCCCCGCTAAGATCACCTTGGCGGCCTGTCCCCTGCTCAATCTCAGTGGAGATCTGGACGCTAGGTCCTCTATCCCGAAGTACCGGAGGGCCTCCTCGACCCTGCTCATCACCTCTCCCTCATCCAATCCAAGCTGCTTGGGCGCCAGAGCTACATCCTCCCACACAGTTGGAGCTAGGAGCTGATCTCTAGGATCTTGAAACAGTATTCCGCAGTGTTTTCTGAACCAATTTCCTAGGGGCTTTCCATAGAAGGTCACCCCCCCTTCGGTTGGAGTCAGGAGGCCAGCCATCAAGAGGAGCAGAGTGGTCTTTCCCGAGCCGTTAGGTCCCATAACGAATGCTATCTCTCCCGACCTGACCTCTAAGTTCACATCCCTTAGAGCAGGCGTTCCGTCTGGATAGGAGTAGCTGACATTCCTAAGGGAGAGTATCACAGGACCCACCTCGCGCAGGACAGGGACATAGACAGGAGGAATACCAACATCAGAATGATATCCCTCTTCTCAAGGGAACTATCGGGTATGGAGTTCCATGTTCTCGATCTCTTGGCCAAGGAGATGGAGAAAGCTCTCTCCCTCCCGCGGTTGAGCAGTTCAGAGGCCGCGAGTGATATAACCTCATACCTCATGGAAGGACTCTCATCGAAGTTCCTAGATCCCTTTGCAATTATCAGCCAGCCTATATTCCTCAAGTAGTACGAGATCTGCCCGAGCATTATGTCTAAAGATTCGGGGAGCTGGGGAGCTATCAATGCAAGCCCCTCAAATATCGACTTGGTACCGAAGAGGGTCGCGGAAGCTTCTAGGACTAGTAGACTGGACAGGACCCTGAGAGGCGTCATTAGGGGGTCTAGGGACCCGGACAGGTACACCTTGGGGAGCATTATCACCGAGGTGAAGATCGCCCACATCATCGAGATCTTCAGGAACCTCGTCCACGCGCGGCCAACGAACCAGAATCCCCATAGGGTGGATACAATGGAGAGGTACGCGAGCTGGATCGCATCGGAGGAGAATGAGGGGATGGACACCAGAAAAACGGTTATGAGGAGGGATAGAATTGGGGAGACGTGTGCCTTTCCTATAAGCAGTTCGAAGGAGGTTACCCAGTCTCCCAGCCCCCTCGTCAAATCGGTGAAGGTCTTTTCCAACCACATCAATCTCTTCTACCCCTCAGCAAGGCGGGCAGGAGGAGGACCCCTACACCAACAAACCCCGATATCACATATCCTATCACATCCGGTACGCCAGGTACCGTGTAGTCCGGGAAGATCCCCGTCCAGATAGGTTCACTCTCGCCAAGTCCGATCAGTTCCGCGGCTACATCCAGTGGCTCATGGTATCCTACAATCTCTGCCCCGATTACCCCGAAGATGGGGCTCACGAGGACCAATATAAGTATCAAGAGATAGGATCTGCTCACTTACCGATCACCTCCACCCGGCTGACGATGAACCCAGTGGCCACCCCCTCCACCAGTCCTAGGAGGAGGTGCCAAGTCCCCATAACGGGAACGGTCACGCTCAGCGGATAGCCGAACTGAGGAGAGAGCCCTATCTCCACCCCACAGACGACGGCAGCTGCGGCTATGGCCAGCCAACCCGCGAGGAAACCGGCTACGAATTTCTTCCCACCAGATATGCGCATCACCATCCTGTAAATGAGGTAGCCTAGGAATACATCCACCACGGCCATGTTGAATGCGTTCGCGCCCAGCGCGGTGATCCCCCCATCACCCATGAGGATGCACTGGACAAGTAGGTTCATGAACATGGCCAAACATCCACCGAATGGGCCCAATAGAATGCCAGCAAGAGCTCCTCCCACTAGGTGCGCGGAGGTTCCTCCGGGTATCGGCCAGTTCAGCATCTGGGCAGCGAAGATGCCTGCTGCCATCACCGATAAGTAGTAGATATCACCTCCCTCATTGAAATACCTCCTTCCCGAGTACGCGACCACAAGTAGGGAGATGATGTAGAAGGACAGGGCTACTAGGGGGCTCAGGAATCCGTCAGGTATGTGCACGGCGCATCCCCCGTACAGCTCCAAGGATCACTCATAAGTATTACTAAACGGATGTTATAGTGTTACTTTAAGGTTGAGAGAACTCTTCCCTGAGCCCCCTGAGCAGCTCATCACCACCGTACTTTGCCCATATGAGACACGTACCCTCCGATGAGACCATGCAGGGACCATAAGGCCTCTCAGGAGTGCATATTTTCTTGAATAGAGGACAATCGGTGGGTTTGGCCATGCCTAGAGTGACCTCAGCACACCTGCACCCGGGTGGGAGGTCCTCCATCCACCTCTCCTCAGATAGCTCTGGTATACCGTACTTGAGTAGAGCATCGTACCTCTTGTAAGCATCCTTCAATTGGAGGCCGCTATCGGGAACAAAGCCTATCCCCCTCCATCCAGCGTCGACCACCTCGCAGGTAGATTTCATGACCTCCTTAGCCCTCAGGTTCCCTTCCCACCTAACCACTCTCGAGTACTCGTTGACCAACTCAGCGCGACCTTCCCTTATCTGCCTCAATATCTCCAGTATAGAGAGGAGCACATCCACCGGCTCAAAACCTGACACTACAACTGGAATTCCGTAGTCCTTGGCCACGAACTCCCACTCTGATGCACCAGTTATGGCCGAAACATGCCCGGGAGCTATTATCCCCCTTATAGGCGATTGAGGATAGTTCTCTAGGACGTACTTGGTTATGGGCGGGGTCAGCCTATGGACGATGATGAAGCTCAGGTTATCCGGAATAACTCCTCTGTGGATGGGGCCTAAAGTAGCAGGAGCTGTGGTCTCGAAACCGACGGCGAGGAAAACGGATTCCTTACCGTCTCCAGACAGCTTTATTGCATCAGTCACACTGTAAACTATTTTAACGTCAGCTCCCTCCGATCTAGCCTCCTCTAAGTTCTTAGGAGCGCCTCTAGAGCTTCCCGGTAACCTGTATACGTCTCCGAATGTGAAAACCCTCACTCCCTCCATGGCAAACTTGACGGCGATGTCCACATAGTATCCCGGTGTGATGCAAACCGGGCATCCGGGGCCAGCGACGAGCTCAACGTTCTGGGGCATCAGGGACCTTATACCGTAATGGGTGATGGTCCACTCGTGAGTTCCGCAGAAGTCCATTATCTTAACATGATCTTCCAGCTCGCTAGCTATCTTGGCAATCTCACCCACGATCA of Thermoproteota archaeon contains these proteins:
- a CDS encoding ATP-binding protein: MLFDLRPKKSRKDLFDREWELEELERASGRYPLILLLGIRRIGKTSVAWCFLEGKRGFLVDMRGVVRRADLYERVARGLEESLSKMRRFLRGIRGIKIAGAEVEIQWRGMDSLSLAGLLTELNKLDEFVVILDEVQHLRQPLMSEVREMIAYAYDNLDNVTLILTGSEIGMLRRFLRLEDPSSPLYGRYAYEVEVRRFTKEQSKEFLVRGFREVGMEPPMEEVEKAVEFFDGIVGWLVIFGKSYSEGKGGFEAIAEMAIGMAITELMKLDPREKLVLKAVARGARGWSQVRELIEEKEGAVIPKSSLSRTIKRLERLSLIKDYEFLDPVYEKAALRL
- a CDS encoding energy-coupling factor ABC transporter permease; this encodes MELYGGCAVHIPDGFLSPLVALSFYIISLLVVAYSGRRYFNEGGDIYYLSVMAAGIFAAQMLNWPIPGGTSAHLVGGALAGILLGPFGGCLAMFMNLLVQCILMGDGGITALGANAFNMAVVDVFLGYLIYRMVMRISGGKKFVAGFLAGWLAIAAAAVVCGVEIGLSPQFGYPLSVTVPVMGTWHLLLGLVEGVATGFIVSRVEVIGK
- a CDS encoding ABC transporter ATP-binding protein: MILSLRNVSYSYPDGTPALRDVNLEVRSGEIAFVMGPNGSGKTTLLLLMAGLLTPTEGGVTFYGKPLGNWFRKHCGILFQDPRDQLLAPTVWEDVALAPKQLGLDEGEVMSRVEEALRYFGIEDLASRSPLRLSRGQAAKVILAGLLAHDPEVLLLDEPWSSLDAEGTEHLLELIKLFKERNRIVVISSQNSDMAAEISDTVHILKNGELVMSGLASDLLVRVEELREIGIRPPLVPSVSRMIFPADPPVLRFEDLLDRLERTNSRSSRP
- a CDS encoding 3-dehydroquinate synthase II — protein: MADGSPDDVIRKASEMGFKIVALSSGAKEKVKDLVDPAHIVRVEEWPSKGEITLVRIKGPEDMSVVEETASTGKVLIDSEGWKIIPLENLIASLGGGDRIYAIAETLDEARSLLGVLEVGIKGVVMPLKDPSELKDVRRMLEEASPLQLVVAEVTEVKEVGMGDRVCVDTTSILSKGEGMLVGGSASFFLLVHSENVESPFTSPREFRVNAGAVSNYILVPGGRTKYLSEVKSGTEVLAVTKDGKRRAVSVGRAKVERRPLVLVRARSQDAEGWAVLQLAETVPLMKPDGTPIPVSEVKPGDQVLAYVEEKKARHFGMAVNEFIEER
- a CDS encoding substrate-binding domain-containing protein, whose protein sequence is METELRKKLREIRVRKDVMLLYRGHVILDARLAKILEEVERRGSLLAAARSQGISYSWVWSKINRVEELLGEKLISVRRGGSKGGGAVLTDVGKELLNLYMENLIEGRTEPRKESTLAGGYDPLLEKVVETLRDRIDLTWSGSLGGIAKLITGEADIAAVHLYDPESGDFNKPFIGRFWLSKTVALIRGYDRELGIMFRKDAGLECISDIIKRGLRYINMSPGSATRLLADRILIMEMRRMGLEETDLSKFVKGYNVQVRTHVGVAKKIVKGEADVGFGIREVAESFGLGFLRVMWESYDFVVRKESFKKPSIKKFIDKLKSEDVRRSSSELRGYRIPDNVGEVIS
- a CDS encoding CBS domain-containing protein, encoding MPLLRRKRHLPLRVEDVMSTPPITVDKETPIEQAAKVMDDNRISSVMVVDKDGKLVGIFTDRDLRFAVAEGKVGKGLPIHMLMTENPITISPSDLVIDAMKKMRDADIKHLPVVDGEGKPIGMITMRDIIDVAWLLLEVLAPS
- the yjjX gene encoding inosine/xanthosine triphosphatase; amino-acid sequence: MSNNKYAYTVGAIEMLVAVGSTNPVKIEAVRRAFSSVWEVKVRGVEVNSGVSPEPIGQEAIIGAMNRARKAMATLNADFGVGIEGGVFHLGGRYYCAGFVWVERKDGAYGTGTSGWFECPKSFTASLLTGVELGDLMARISGKAEIKREEGAIGYFTRGVVSRTDLYTHGVLMALAKFIAGDRWPG
- a CDS encoding PDGLE domain-containing protein, whose protein sequence is MSRSYLLILILVLVSPIFGVIGAEIVGYHEPLDVAAELIGLGESEPIWTGIFPDYTVPGVPDVIGYVISGFVGVGVLLLPALLRGRRD
- a CDS encoding arcadin 1; amino-acid sequence: MLELYLEVTEVRKTPSGIVLSLSRPRGVEEVPPPESEEEAMMFQVVRAMEKYMKIPLPMGQVQMPTVTITLTIDEYETLGRPTVGDMLKLTMKKGEVRTFSPDSGMEY
- the hypD gene encoding hydrogenase formation protein HypD → MMEISSPYRDPKISRLIVGEIAKIASELEDHVKIMDFCGTHEWTITHYGIRSLMPQNVELVAGPGCPVCITPGYYVDIAVKFAMEGVRVFTFGDVYRLPGSSRGAPKNLEEARSEGADVKIVYSVTDAIKLSGDGKESVFLAVGFETTAPATLGPIHRGVIPDNLSFIIVHRLTPPITKYVLENYPQSPIRGIIAPGHVSAITGASEWEFVAKDYGIPVVVSGFEPVDVLLSILEILRQIREGRAELVNEYSRVVRWEGNLRAKEVMKSTCEVVDAGWRGIGFVPDSGLQLKDAYKRYDALLKYGIPELSEERWMEDLPPGCRCAEVTLGMAKPTDCPLFKKICTPERPYGPCMVSSEGTCLIWAKYGGDELLRGLREEFSQP
- a CDS encoding ASKHA domain-containing protein gives rise to the protein MRVKILPAGVEVEADKGELLSDILSRTVSFPLPCGGAGYCGGCAVRVLEGKVTPPTREERLTGVIEREMRLACRTKVMGNVAVEVPRIAPVATVSGMMPRFELSPLIRKSGLGDMALPRSLPQPSFSFKGIAFRSGGGEIGLAVDLGTTNISGSLLDLRNGRPLVEGFVRNPQVSRGADVITRMEKALEGEREALRNMAIQGIEDLSSKLCKAVDVREEDVSIVSVVGNSVMHALLLGLPVDSLSAAPFEPPLKMWVSGPADEAGFERLSESWLLVPPPLAGFVGSDALSDLVVAEMLELERPYLLIDLGTNTEVMLVTDDVLATSAPAGSAFESNVPSGVGGVRGTINRVRITEEGIEVEVEGRPVGLSGSGLISAVAEMLRWGLLSENGRMSRELGGKLRLVDSPRIEVTQRDVREVQKAVAAVYSAWRILMRRKGLSHEDLKGVYLAGTFGSHVDPSDAIEIGLIPPVDPETVVSLGNTALSGAKLLILSEDAFTKFNELYSMVTYVDLARDPEFSEAFIEGTYLRGPPPDPSSGSL